One Streptomyces lincolnensis genomic region harbors:
- the rpsJ gene encoding 30S ribosomal protein S10, which translates to MAGQKIRIRLKAYDHEVIDSSAKKIVETVTRTGASVAGPVPLPTEKNVYCVIKSPHKYKDSREHFEMRTHKRLIDILDPTPKTVDSLMRLDLPAGVDIEIKL; encoded by the coding sequence ATGGCGGGACAGAAGATCCGCATCCGGCTCAAGGCCTACGACCACGAGGTCATCGACAGCTCGGCGAAGAAGATCGTCGAGACGGTGACGCGTACTGGTGCGTCGGTCGCGGGCCCGGTGCCGCTGCCCACTGAGAAGAACGTGTACTGCGTCATCAAGTCGCCGCACAAGTACAAGGACTCGCGCGAGCACTTCGAGATGCGCACGCACAAGCGTCTGATCGACATCCTCGACCCGACCCCGAAGACCGTTGACTCTCTGATGCGACTCGACCTCCCGGCCGGTGTCGACATCGAGATCAAGCTCTGA
- the rplC gene encoding 50S ribosomal protein L3: protein MTKQIKGILGEKLGMTQVWDANNRVVPVTVVKAGPNVVTQVRTNDSDGYESVQIAFGEIDPRKVNKPLKGHFSKADVTPRRHLVEIRTADASEYTLGQEITAEVFEAGVKVDVTGKSKGKGFAGVMKRHNFKGLGAGHGTQRKHRSPGSIGGCATPGRVFKGLRMAGRMGNERVTTQNLTVHAVDAEKGLLLIKGAVPGPNGGLVLVRTAAKGA from the coding sequence ATGACTAAGCAGATCAAGGGCATCCTGGGCGAGAAGCTCGGCATGACGCAGGTGTGGGACGCGAACAACCGCGTCGTCCCGGTCACCGTCGTCAAGGCCGGACCCAACGTCGTGACCCAGGTCCGTACGAACGACAGTGACGGCTACGAGTCGGTCCAGATCGCCTTCGGCGAGATCGACCCGCGCAAGGTGAACAAGCCCCTCAAGGGCCACTTCTCCAAGGCCGATGTCACCCCCCGTCGCCACCTCGTCGAGATCCGCACCGCGGACGCCTCCGAGTACACGCTCGGCCAGGAGATCACCGCTGAGGTGTTCGAGGCCGGCGTGAAGGTCGACGTGACCGGCAAGAGCAAGGGCAAGGGCTTCGCCGGTGTCATGAAGCGTCACAACTTCAAGGGCCTCGGCGCCGGACACGGCACCCAGCGCAAGCACCGCTCGCCCGGTTCCATCGGTGGCTGCGCCACCCCGGGCCGCGTGTTCAAGGGCCTCCGCATGGCGGGTCGTATGGGCAACGAGCGTGTCACCACCCAGAACCTGACCGTCCACGCCGTTGACGCGGAGAAGGGTCTGCTGCTCATCAAGGGCGCGGTTCCCGGTCCGAACGGCGGCCTCGTCCTGGTCCGCACCGCGGCCAAGGGGGCCTGA
- the rplD gene encoding 50S ribosomal protein L4: MSTVDILSPAGEKTGSVELPAEIFGVEKISIPLIHQVVVAQNAAARQGTHKTKRRGEVRGGGKKPYRQKGTGRARQGSTRAPQFAGGGVVHGPQPRDYSQRTPKKMKAAALRHALTDRARHNRIHVVTGVIEGESPSTKAARTLFGKISERKNVLLVIDRADEAAWLSARNLPQVHILEPGQLNTYDVIVSDDVVFTQAAFESFVSGPQATDTEGSEA, encoded by the coding sequence ATGAGCACTGTTGACATCCTTTCGCCTGCCGGCGAGAAGACCGGAAGCGTCGAGCTCCCCGCGGAGATCTTCGGCGTGGAGAAGATCAGCATCCCGCTGATCCACCAGGTCGTCGTCGCGCAGAACGCCGCTGCCCGCCAGGGCACGCACAAGACCAAGCGTCGCGGTGAAGTCCGTGGTGGCGGCAAGAAGCCGTACCGCCAGAAGGGCACCGGCCGCGCCCGTCAGGGCTCGACCCGCGCCCCGCAGTTCGCCGGCGGTGGCGTCGTCCACGGCCCGCAGCCGCGTGACTACTCGCAGCGGACCCCGAAGAAGATGAAGGCCGCGGCCCTGCGCCACGCCCTCACCGACCGGGCCCGCCACAACCGCATTCACGTCGTCACCGGCGTGATCGAGGGCGAGAGCCCCTCCACGAAGGCCGCCAGGACGCTGTTCGGCAAGATCTCGGAGCGCAAGAACGTGCTCCTGGTCATCGACCGCGCCGACGAGGCCGCGTGGCTCTCCGCCCGCAACCTGCCCCAGGTCCACATCCTGGAGCCGGGCCAGCTGAACACGTACGACGTGATCGTCTCCGACGACGTGGTCTTCACCCAGGCCGCTTTCGAGTCCTTCGTGTCCGGCCCGCAGGCCACCGACACCGAAGGGAGCGAAGCCTGA
- the rplW gene encoding 50S ribosomal protein L23 has translation MATRHPSIASKAAKAAKAARVAKARRHEAEGKNTVVTPASKSFTDPRDILLKPVVSEKSYALLDEGKYTFVVDPTANKTQIKQAVQAVFSVKVTGVNTINRQGKRKRTKTGFGKRADSKRAIVTLAEGDRIDIFGGPTA, from the coding sequence ATGGCCACCCGTCACCCGAGCATCGCCTCGAAGGCCGCCAAGGCGGCCAAGGCCGCGCGCGTCGCCAAGGCGCGCCGCCACGAGGCCGAGGGCAAGAACACCGTCGTCACGCCGGCGAGCAAGTCGTTCACGGACCCCCGTGACATCCTGCTCAAGCCGGTCGTGTCCGAGAAGAGCTACGCGCTTCTCGACGAGGGCAAGTACACGTTCGTCGTGGACCCGACCGCCAACAAGACCCAGATCAAGCAGGCCGTCCAGGCGGTCTTCTCGGTCAAGGTCACCGGCGTCAACACGATCAACCGCCAGGGCAAGCGCAAGCGGACGAAGACGGGCTTCGGCAAGCGTGCCGACAGCAAGCGCGCGATCGTCACCCTTGCCGAGGGCGACCGTATCGACATCTTCGGCGGTCCGACCGCGTAA
- the rplB gene encoding 50S ribosomal protein L2, protein MGIRKYKPTTPGRRGSSVADFVEVTRSTPEKSLVRPLHSKGGRNNSGRVTVRHQGGGHKRAYRVIDFRRHDKDGVPAKVAHIEYDPNRTARIALLHYADGEKRYILAPRNLSQGDRVENGPGADIKPGNNLALRNIPVGTTIHAIELRPGGGAKFARSAGASVQLLAKEGQMAHLRMPSGEIRLVDVRCRATVGEVGNAEQSNINWGKAGRKRWLGVRPTVRGVAMNPVDHPHGGGEGKTSGGRHPVSPWGQKEGRTRSPKKASNKYIVRRRKTNKKR, encoded by the coding sequence ATGGGAATCCGCAAGTACAAGCCGACTACGCCGGGCCGCCGTGGCTCCAGCGTCGCCGACTTCGTCGAGGTCACGCGGTCCACGCCGGAGAAGTCGCTGGTTCGCCCCCTGCACAGCAAGGGTGGCCGTAACAACTCCGGTCGTGTGACCGTCCGCCACCAGGGTGGTGGCCACAAGCGCGCCTACCGCGTGATCGACTTCCGTCGTCACGACAAGGACGGCGTGCCGGCGAAGGTCGCGCACATCGAGTACGACCCCAACCGCACCGCGCGCATCGCGCTGCTGCACTACGCGGACGGCGAGAAGCGCTACATCCTCGCCCCCCGCAACCTGTCGCAGGGCGACCGCGTCGAGAACGGTCCCGGGGCCGACATCAAGCCGGGCAACAACCTGGCGCTCCGCAACATCCCGGTCGGTACCACGATCCACGCGATCGAGCTCCGTCCCGGTGGCGGCGCCAAGTTCGCCCGCTCCGCCGGTGCCTCGGTGCAGCTGCTCGCGAAGGAGGGCCAGATGGCCCACCTCCGCATGCCGTCCGGTGAGATCCGCCTGGTCGACGTGCGCTGCCGCGCCACCGTCGGCGAGGTCGGCAACGCCGAGCAGAGCAACATCAACTGGGGTAAGGCCGGCCGCAAGCGCTGGCTGGGCGTTCGCCCGACCGTCCGCGGTGTGGCGATGAACCCGGTTGACCACCCGCACGGTGGTGGTGAGGGCAAGACCTCCGGTGGTCGCCACCCGGTCTCCCCGTGGGGTCAGAAGGAGGGTCGTACTCGTTCGCCGAAGAAGGCTTCGAACAAGTACATCGTCCGCCGCCGCAAGACGAACAAGAAGCGCTAG
- the rpsS gene encoding 30S ribosomal protein S19: MPRSLKKGPFVDDHLIKKVDAQNEAGSKNVIKTWSRRSMIVPAMLGHTLAVHNGKTHIPVFVTESMVGHKLGEFSPTRTFRGHVKDDRKSKRR, encoded by the coding sequence ATGCCGCGCAGTCTCAAGAAGGGGCCCTTCGTCGACGACCACCTGATCAAGAAGGTGGACGCCCAGAACGAAGCCGGTTCCAAGAACGTCATCAAGACCTGGTCCCGTCGCTCCATGATCGTGCCGGCCATGCTCGGCCACACGCTCGCGGTGCACAACGGCAAGACCCACATCCCGGTGTTCGTCACCGAGTCGATGGTCGGCCACAAGCTCGGCGAGTTCTCGCCGACGCGCACCTTCCGGGGTCACGTCAAGGACGACCGGAAGTCGAAGCGCCGCTAG
- the rplV gene encoding 50S ribosomal protein L22 — translation MEARAQARYIRVTPMKARRVVDLIRGMDATEAQAVLRFAPQAASVPVGKVLDSAIANAAHNYDHTDADSLVISEAYVDEGPTLKRFRPRAQGRAYRIRKRTSHITVVVSSKEGTR, via the coding sequence ATGGAAGCCAGGGCCCAGGCGCGGTACATCCGCGTCACGCCCATGAAGGCCCGCCGCGTGGTGGACCTCATCCGTGGCATGGACGCCACGGAGGCCCAGGCGGTCCTGCGATTCGCTCCGCAGGCCGCCTCGGTGCCCGTCGGCAAGGTGCTGGACAGCGCCATTGCCAACGCCGCACACAACTACGACCACACCGACGCCGACAGCCTCGTCATCTCCGAGGCGTACGTCGACGAGGGTCCGACCCTGAAGCGGTTCCGGCCGCGTGCCCAGGGCCGCGCCTACCGGATCCGCAAGCGGACCAGCCACATCACCGTGGTCGTCAGCAGCAAGGAAGGAACCCGGTAA
- the rpsC gene encoding 30S ribosomal protein S3, whose product MGQKVNPHGFRLGVTTDFKSRWYADKLYKDYVKEDVAIRRMMTSGMERAGISKVEIERTRDRVRVDIHTARPGIVIGRRGAEADRIRGDLEKLTGKQVQLNILEVKNPETDAQLVAQAVAEQLSSRVSFRRAMRKSMQSAMKAGAKGIKIQCGGRLGGAEMSRSEFYREGRVPLHTLRANVDYGFFEAKTTFGRIGVKVWIYKGDVKNIAEVRAENAAARAGNRPARGGGADRPARGGRGGERRGRKPQQAAGAEAPKAEAPAAAPAESTGTEA is encoded by the coding sequence ATGGGCCAGAAGGTTAACCCGCATGGGTTCCGGCTCGGTGTCACCACGGACTTCAAGTCCCGGTGGTACGCCGACAAGCTGTACAAGGACTACGTCAAGGAAGACGTCGCCATCCGTCGGATGATGACGTCCGGCATGGAGCGCGCCGGCATCTCGAAGGTGGAGATCGAGCGCACCCGTGACCGTGTGCGTGTGGACATCCACACCGCTCGTCCGGGCATCGTCATCGGCCGCCGTGGCGCCGAGGCCGACCGCATCCGCGGTGACCTCGAGAAGCTCACGGGCAAGCAGGTCCAGCTGAACATCCTCGAGGTCAAGAACCCCGAGACCGACGCTCAGCTGGTTGCCCAGGCCGTCGCCGAGCAGCTCTCCTCCCGCGTCTCCTTCCGTCGCGCCATGCGTAAGAGCATGCAGTCGGCGATGAAGGCCGGCGCCAAGGGCATCAAGATCCAGTGCGGTGGCCGCCTCGGTGGCGCCGAGATGTCCCGCTCGGAGTTCTACCGCGAGGGCCGCGTGCCCCTGCACACGCTCCGCGCGAACGTGGACTACGGCTTCTTCGAGGCCAAGACGACCTTCGGCCGCATCGGTGTGAAGGTCTGGATCTACAAGGGCGATGTGAAGAACATCGCCGAGGTCCGCGCTGAGAACGCTGCCGCCCGTGCGGGTAACCGCCCGGCTCGCGGTGGCGGTGCCGACCGCCCGGCCCGTGGTGGCCGTGGTGGCGAGCGGCGCGGTCGTAAGCCGCAGCAGGCTGCCGGTGCCGAGGCCCCCAAGGCCGAGGCTCCCGCCGCCGCTCCGGCTGAGAGCACCGGAACGGAGGCCTGA
- the rplP gene encoding 50S ribosomal protein L16, whose product MLIPRRVKHRKQHHPKRRGMAKGGTTVAFGEYGIQALTPAYVTNRQIEAARIAMTRHIKRGGKVWINIYPDRPLTKKPAETRMGSGKGSPEWWIANVHPGRVMFELSYPNEKIAREALTRAAHKLPMKCRIVKREAGEA is encoded by the coding sequence ATGCTGATCCCCCGTAGGGTCAAGCACCGCAAGCAGCACCACCCGAAGCGCCGTGGTATGGCCAAGGGCGGTACGACGGTTGCGTTCGGCGAGTACGGCATCCAGGCGCTGACCCCGGCGTACGTGACGAACCGTCAGATCGAGGCCGCTCGTATCGCGATGACCCGCCACATCAAGCGTGGCGGCAAGGTCTGGATCAACATCTACCCGGACCGCCCGCTCACGAAGAAGCCTGCCGAGACCCGCATGGGTTCCGGTAAGGGTTCTCCCGAGTGGTGGATCGCGAACGTGCACCCGGGTCGGGTCATGTTCGAGCTGTCCTACCCCAACGAGAAGATCGCCCGTGAGGCGCTGACTCGTGCGGCCCACAAGCTGCCGATGAAGTGCCGGATCGTCAAGCGCGAGGCAGGTGAAGCGTGA
- the rpmC gene encoding 50S ribosomal protein L29 codes for MSAGTKASELRELGDEELLNKLREAKEELFNLRFQAATGQLENHGRLKAVRKDIARIYTLMRERELGIETVESA; via the coding sequence ATGTCGGCCGGTACCAAGGCGTCCGAGCTGCGCGAACTGGGTGACGAGGAGCTGCTGAACAAGCTCCGCGAAGCCAAGGAAGAGCTGTTCAATCTCCGCTTCCAGGCGGCGACGGGCCAGCTCGAGAACCACGGTCGGCTCAAGGCCGTCCGTAAGGACATCGCGCGGATCTACACCCTGATGCGTGAGCGCGAGCTGGGCATCGAGACGGTGGAGAGCGCCTGA
- the rpsQ gene encoding 30S ribosomal protein S17 has protein sequence MSESNVTEQTAEARGFRKTREGLVVSDKMDKTVVVAVEDRVKHALYGKVIRRTNKLKAHDEQNAAGVGDRVLLAETRPLSATKRWRIVEILEKAK, from the coding sequence ATGAGTGAGAGCAACGTGACTGAGCAGACTGCAGAGGCCCGCGGCTTCCGCAAGACCCGTGAGGGTCTCGTCGTCAGCGACAAGATGGACAAGACCGTCGTCGTCGCCGTCGAGGACCGCGTCAAGCACGCGCTGTACGGCAAGGTCATCCGCCGTACCAACAAGCTCAAGGCGCACGACGAGCAGAACGCTGCCGGCGTCGGCGACCGGGTCCTCCTCGCGGAGACCCGCCCGCTGTCGGCGACCAAGCGCTGGCGCATCGTCGAGATCCTCGAGAAGGCCAAGTAA
- the rplN gene encoding 50S ribosomal protein L14 — MIQQESRLRVADNTGAKEILCIRVLGGSGRRYAGIGDVIVATVKDAIPGGNVKKGDVVKAVIVRTVKERRRPDGSYIRFDENAAVILKNDGDPRGTRIFGPVGRELREKKFMKIISLAPEVL; from the coding sequence GTGATCCAGCAGGAGTCGCGACTGCGTGTCGCCGACAACACTGGTGCGAAGGAGATCCTTTGCATCCGTGTGCTCGGTGGCTCCGGTCGCCGCTACGCGGGCATCGGTGACGTCATCGTCGCCACCGTCAAGGACGCGATCCCCGGTGGCAACGTGAAGAAGGGTGACGTCGTCAAGGCGGTCATCGTTCGCACCGTCAAGGAGCGCCGTCGTCCGGACGGCTCGTACATCCGCTTCGACGAGAACGCCGCCGTCATTCTGAAGAACGACGGCGACCCTCGCGGCACCCGTATCTTCGGCCCGGTGGGTCGTGAGCTGCGCGAGAAGAAGTTCATGAAGATCATCTCGCTCGCGCCGGAGGTGCTGTAA
- the rplX gene encoding 50S ribosomal protein L24, with protein sequence MKIKKGDLVQVITGKDKGKQGKVIAAFPREDRVLVEGVNRVKKHTKAGPTARGSQAGGIVTTEAPIHVSNVQLVVEKDGNKVVTRVGYRFDDEGNKIRVAKRTGEDI encoded by the coding sequence ATGAAGATCAAGAAGGGCGACCTGGTCCAGGTCATCACCGGTAAGGACAAGGGCAAGCAGGGCAAGGTCATCGCGGCCTTCCCCCGCGAGGACCGTGTCCTGGTCGAGGGTGTCAACCGGGTCAAGAAGCACACCAAGGCCGGCCCGACCGCTCGCGGTTCGCAGGCCGGCGGCATCGTCACGACCGAGGCCCCCATCCACGTCTCCAACGTCCAGCTGGTCGTGGAGAAGGACGGCAACAAGGTCGTCACGCGTGTCGGTTACCGCTTCGACGACGAGGGCAACAAGATCCGCGTTGCCAAGCGGACGGGTGAGGACATCTGA
- the rplE gene encoding 50S ribosomal protein L5: MATTTTPRLKTKYREEIAGKLRDEFKYENVMQIPGLVKIVVNMGVGDAARDSKLIEGAIKDLTTITGQKPAVTKARKSIAQFKLREGQPIGAHVTLRGDRMWEFLDRTLSLALPRIRDFRGLSPKQFDGRGNYTFGLTEQVMFHEIDQDKIDRTRGMDITVVTTATNDAEGRALLRHLGFPFKEA, translated from the coding sequence ATGGCTACCACCACCACTCCGCGTCTGAAGACGAAGTACCGCGAGGAGATCGCGGGCAAGCTGCGTGACGAGTTCAAGTACGAGAACGTCATGCAGATCCCCGGCCTCGTCAAGATCGTGGTCAACATGGGTGTGGGCGACGCCGCCCGCGACTCCAAGCTGATCGAGGGTGCCATCAAGGACCTCACCACGATCACCGGTCAGAAGCCGGCCGTCACCAAGGCCCGTAAGTCCATCGCGCAGTTCAAGCTGCGTGAGGGCCAGCCGATCGGTGCCCACGTCACGCTTCGTGGCGACCGCATGTGGGAGTTCCTGGACCGCACCCTGTCGCTCGCGCTGCCGCGCATCCGCGACTTCCGTGGTCTGTCTCCCAAGCAGTTCGACGGCCGTGGCAACTACACCTTCGGTCTCACCGAGCAGGTCATGTTCCACGAGATCGACCAGGACAAGATCGACCGCACCCGGGGTATGGACATCACCGTGGTGACCACGGCGACCAACGACGCTGAGGGCCGCGCGCTCCTTCGTCACCTCGGCTTCCCCTTCAAGGAGGCGTAA